One segment of Metallosphaera cuprina Ar-4 DNA contains the following:
- a CDS encoding aminotransferase class I/II-fold pyridoxal phosphate-dependent enzyme has protein sequence MKDSTKSVKEAIDPTTGAITIPIYQTSAFLYPEGEKYRYSREVNPTVLELGKKIADLEKAEAGLAFSSGMGAISTSLLTLLRPGKKLLVHVDMFGRSLRFTKDYLSSWGVKVDVAPAEDEAMLTMLEKGYDVVMVESVTNPLLRVVDIEAIGKLCRETGCTLLVDSTFATPINQKPLEFGASLVIHSASKFIAGHNDVIAGLIAGKGDLVREIDMMRRTLGTSLDPHPAFLTIRGMKTLKIRMDVINKNAQEIAEFLESHPKVSKVYYPGLKSHVTYAVARRVLKGYGGVVSFEVKGNAEQALRVMKSTSIVVPAQSLGGVNSLISHPATMSHRTLSPEERKASGIKDSLLRLSVGIEDVEDLIEDLDKALSKV, from the coding sequence TTGAAGGACTCGACTAAGTCAGTTAAGGAGGCGATAGATCCCACTACCGGAGCTATAACAATTCCAATTTATCAGACCTCAGCCTTCTTATATCCAGAAGGGGAAAAGTACAGGTACTCTAGAGAAGTTAACCCTACTGTCTTGGAGTTAGGTAAGAAGATAGCTGACCTGGAGAAAGCGGAGGCCGGGTTAGCGTTCTCCTCGGGTATGGGAGCCATATCTACCAGTTTGCTCACTTTGCTTAGACCAGGAAAGAAGTTGCTTGTACACGTCGACATGTTTGGAAGGAGCCTTAGGTTCACTAAGGATTACCTCTCTTCTTGGGGCGTGAAGGTTGACGTCGCGCCTGCAGAGGACGAGGCGATGCTAACCATGTTAGAGAAGGGTTATGACGTCGTCATGGTTGAAAGCGTAACTAACCCCCTCCTTAGGGTTGTAGACATTGAGGCGATAGGTAAACTGTGTAGAGAGACCGGATGCACTCTTTTGGTGGACTCGACCTTTGCGACTCCCATTAACCAAAAGCCACTTGAGTTCGGGGCTTCTCTTGTAATACACAGTGCCTCAAAGTTCATTGCAGGACACAACGACGTGATAGCGGGATTGATAGCCGGAAAAGGTGATCTAGTGAGGGAAATTGACATGATGAGAAGGACCCTCGGCACATCTCTTGATCCGCATCCTGCGTTCCTAACTATCAGGGGGATGAAGACCTTAAAGATAAGGATGGATGTAATAAATAAGAACGCCCAGGAGATCGCGGAGTTTCTTGAAAGCCATCCCAAAGTCTCAAAGGTTTACTATCCGGGCCTAAAGAGTCACGTGACTTATGCGGTTGCTCGACGAGTGCTTAAAGGGTATGGCGGGGTAGTTAGCTTTGAAGTCAAGGGTAATGCTGAACAAGCGTTAAGGGTGATGAAGTCAACGTCAATAGTGGTTCCAGCCCAAAGCCTGGGTGGTGTAAACTCTCTCATCTCTCATCCAGCAACGATGAGCCACAGAACTTTATCTCCTGAAGAACGAAAGGCCTCTGGAATAAAAGATTCGCTGCTCAGGTTATCAGTTGGTATTGAGGACGTTGAGGATCTAATTGAGGACCTGGACAAAGCCTTGTCGAAAGTTTAG
- a CDS encoding CoB--CoM heterodisulfide reductase iron-sulfur subunit B family protein, whose amino-acid sequence MKVAYYPGCATHGLSKDVDVATKKVAEVLGLELVEVEDWNCCGGGFLDEYDEKAHVSLNLRNLSKVEKMGLSKMATPCSVCLQSHRLAVNNYKENTELKKEVDSRLKSASIEYKGTVDAEHIVWVLVRDVGVEKIKSHVTRPLSQLKVATYYGCQMLRPEKIMGFESPYNTHSLEDLVSSTGATPVRFPMATACCGFPLMGSNPKGGLKLAYNVLNSAKSMGADIMIHPCSLCHLQLDVTQYKVMDEFKTNWTMPTMYVTQLLAIAFGISPKELGLSKIAMKALEQRGIT is encoded by the coding sequence ATGAAGGTAGCTTATTATCCTGGTTGTGCAACCCATGGATTATCTAAAGACGTAGATGTGGCCACGAAAAAGGTGGCAGAGGTCCTAGGGCTTGAGTTAGTAGAAGTTGAAGATTGGAACTGTTGTGGAGGAGGTTTCCTGGACGAGTACGATGAGAAGGCTCACGTATCGCTGAACTTGAGAAACCTATCCAAGGTCGAAAAGATGGGACTCTCTAAAATGGCTACCCCTTGTAGCGTTTGCCTACAAAGTCATAGGCTCGCTGTGAACAACTATAAGGAGAACACTGAGTTAAAGAAGGAAGTAGATTCTAGACTTAAATCAGCATCGATAGAGTATAAGGGCACAGTTGATGCGGAACACATAGTGTGGGTTTTAGTGAGAGACGTAGGTGTAGAGAAGATAAAGTCTCACGTCACGAGACCCCTTTCTCAACTTAAGGTTGCAACGTATTATGGCTGTCAAATGTTAAGGCCAGAGAAGATAATGGGTTTTGAATCTCCTTATAACACTCACAGTTTAGAAGATCTAGTATCTTCTACTGGCGCCACTCCCGTTAGGTTCCCAATGGCGACCGCTTGTTGCGGTTTCCCACTAATGGGTAGCAATCCCAAAGGCGGGTTAAAGTTAGCATACAACGTGCTTAATTCAGCTAAAAGCATGGGGGCAGATATAATGATCCATCCTTGTAGCTTATGTCACTTACAGCTAGACGTTACCCAATATAAGGTTATGGACGAGTTCAAGACAAATTGGACTATGCCAACTATGTACGTTACGCAGCTCTTAGCCATAGCGTTCGGTATAAGTCCTAAAGAGCTCGGATTGAGTAAAATAGCAATGAAGGCGTTGGAACAGAGGGGAATTACGTGA
- a CDS encoding succinate dehydrogenase/fumarate reductase iron-sulfur subunit, producing the protein MQQSMKPSEKLEQVEIKVKVRRFNQERGQYWQEYKLVVDRFTQMTEVLRRIKSEQDPTLAYRASCHMAVCGSCAMKLNNEPRLACKTLALDLVRKYNTNEIVVEPMDFFKVEKDLIVDMEDFYSRMYKVKPRLYPAKEVVENKAEQRLTPEDQKELWKFAQCIWCGLCVSSCPAVRIDKEFLGPAAHAKGYRFLADPRDTLYEERLKVLIDSSWRCTYCYQCFNVCPRDVEPVTTIKKTRAHTKFLKQKSEVAETGEKHVKAIFESIRNTGKLEEAKVYLTTYGLVTSIRDMLYTMRNGKTQLALIKEKKVNEIGQIQKLMGEKE; encoded by the coding sequence ATGCAACAGAGTATGAAACCGTCCGAAAAGTTAGAGCAAGTTGAGATAAAGGTCAAGGTTAGGAGATTTAACCAGGAGAGAGGCCAATATTGGCAGGAGTACAAGCTAGTTGTAGATAGGTTCACTCAGATGACTGAGGTCCTTAGAAGGATTAAGTCAGAGCAGGATCCTACCCTGGCCTACAGGGCCTCCTGTCATATGGCAGTATGTGGAAGTTGTGCCATGAAGTTAAATAACGAGCCTAGACTAGCATGTAAGACCTTAGCCTTGGATTTGGTCAGGAAGTACAACACTAACGAGATAGTTGTGGAACCTATGGATTTCTTCAAGGTCGAGAAGGACCTCATAGTCGATATGGAAGACTTCTACTCTAGGATGTACAAAGTCAAACCTAGGCTGTATCCCGCTAAGGAGGTAGTAGAAAACAAGGCGGAGCAGAGGTTAACTCCTGAGGACCAGAAGGAGTTATGGAAGTTTGCCCAGTGCATATGGTGCGGTCTCTGCGTGTCCTCCTGTCCCGCAGTTAGGATCGATAAGGAGTTCTTAGGGCCTGCAGCTCACGCTAAGGGGTATAGATTTCTTGCCGATCCTAGAGACACACTATATGAGGAGAGGCTAAAGGTTCTAATAGATAGCTCGTGGAGGTGTACGTATTGTTATCAGTGTTTTAACGTATGCCCCAGGGATGTAGAGCCCGTAACTACTATAAAGAAGACCAGGGCACACACTAAGTTCCTTAAGCAGAAGTCAGAGGTGGCTGAGACTGGAGAGAAACATGTAAAAGCTATTTTCGAAAGCATAAGGAACACAGGAAAGCTAGAGGAAGCAAAAGTTTACTTAACCACATACGGTTTAGTTACATCGATAAGAGACATGTTATATACGATGAGGAACGGCAAGACTCAACTCGCCTTAATTAAGGAGAAGAAGGTAAATGAGATTGGTCAGATTCAAAAACTAATGGGTGAGAAGGAATGA
- a CDS encoding succinate dehydrogenase flavoprotein subunit — MDKLLYDVVVLGGGLAGLMSAHEVASAGYNVAVVSKVFPTRSHSSSAEGGIAAYVHGNSDPNDNPDYMTYDTVKGGDYLVDQDAAELLSQKSGEIVQFMERWGTLFNRQPDGRVALRYFGGQTYPRTRFVGDKTGMALLHTLYERVSGLSVDFYNEWFAVDLVLDEKRVAGVLALEMRTMEPSLFVAKSVVVATGGMGMLYAHTTNAYINTGDGYGMALRAGAALKDPEFVQFHPTGLYPSDILISEAARGEGAVLKNNKGERFMARYAPKKLDLAPRDIVSRSMTIEIREGRGFPGGYLALDLTHLGESYIKERLALAYEAALSFAGVDATQEPIPVRPAQHYYMGGIDVDITGRNPDLQGLFAAGEAACVSVHGANRLGSNSLLETLVFGRETGRAVVEYLKKHEGHSSTSLEREAEGLLDEAYRFVKSESGVHFGEILNKLRQVMWDDVGIFRNEDLLKTALSEVEKLRSQVKNMYVSDKSKTYNTEFFNALELRNMMDLAVVIAKSALNRTESRGAHFRTDYPERDDKAWLKHTISYLKGNQVEIGYKPVTFTRWQPEARVY; from the coding sequence ATGGACAAACTTCTTTATGACGTAGTTGTTTTAGGAGGAGGTCTTGCGGGACTGATGTCTGCCCATGAGGTTGCTTCCGCAGGCTATAATGTTGCGGTCGTTTCTAAGGTCTTTCCCACTAGGTCTCACTCCTCTTCAGCTGAAGGAGGCATAGCTGCATACGTGCACGGAAACTCGGATCCAAACGATAACCCAGATTACATGACATATGACACCGTGAAAGGAGGAGATTACCTTGTGGATCAAGATGCGGCTGAACTCCTCTCTCAGAAGTCCGGTGAAATAGTCCAGTTCATGGAGAGATGGGGGACGCTATTTAATAGGCAACCTGATGGGAGAGTGGCTTTAAGGTATTTTGGGGGCCAAACTTATCCGAGGACTAGGTTCGTGGGGGACAAGACTGGGATGGCGTTACTACACACGCTTTATGAGAGAGTTTCAGGCCTCTCTGTAGATTTCTACAACGAGTGGTTCGCTGTTGACCTTGTTTTAGACGAGAAGAGGGTAGCTGGAGTTTTAGCCCTTGAGATGAGGACGATGGAACCTTCCTTATTCGTAGCTAAGAGCGTAGTAGTAGCTACAGGAGGTATGGGTATGCTCTACGCTCACACGACAAACGCATACATAAACACGGGTGACGGTTACGGGATGGCTTTGAGGGCTGGCGCAGCGCTTAAGGACCCTGAATTCGTTCAATTTCATCCAACTGGTCTGTATCCGTCAGACATCCTGATAAGCGAAGCCGCTAGGGGTGAAGGCGCGGTCCTTAAGAACAATAAAGGGGAGAGGTTTATGGCTAGATACGCTCCAAAGAAGTTGGATCTAGCGCCTAGAGATATAGTTTCAAGGTCTATGACGATTGAGATAAGGGAGGGGAGAGGCTTTCCTGGAGGTTACTTAGCGCTAGATCTCACTCATCTCGGGGAGAGTTACATAAAGGAGAGGCTGGCCCTTGCTTACGAGGCGGCTCTAAGCTTCGCTGGGGTGGACGCCACTCAGGAACCGATACCAGTTAGGCCCGCCCAACACTATTATATGGGAGGGATAGACGTTGATATCACTGGAAGGAACCCTGATCTACAGGGACTCTTCGCAGCTGGAGAGGCTGCATGCGTGTCCGTTCATGGAGCTAATAGGTTGGGTTCTAACTCCTTGCTGGAAACGTTAGTTTTTGGAAGAGAGACTGGGAGAGCTGTGGTTGAGTACTTAAAGAAACATGAGGGACATTCATCAACGTCTTTAGAAAGGGAAGCAGAGGGACTGTTGGACGAGGCCTACCGTTTCGTAAAAAGCGAGTCGGGAGTTCACTTCGGTGAAATCTTAAACAAGTTAAGACAAGTAATGTGGGACGATGTGGGAATCTTCAGGAATGAGGACCTATTGAAAACAGCGCTTTCTGAGGTTGAGAAGCTTAGGTCACAAGTGAAGAACATGTACGTTTCGGATAAGAGCAAGACTTACAATACAGAGTTCTTTAACGCCCTAGAGTTAAGAAATATGATGGATCTGGCCGTTGTCATAGCTAAATCAGCTCTCAATAGAACTGAATCCAGAGGGGCTCACTTTAGGACAGATTACCCAGAGAGGGACGATAAGGCGTGGTTGAAACATACCATATCTTACCTTAAGGGCAATCAGGTGGAGATAGGATATAAACCAGTCACGTTCACGAGATGGCAACCTGAGGCTAGGGTGTACTAA
- a CDS encoding HAD-IIA family hydrolase: protein MVPDYDLIISDVDGVILTEGEPIWENIIPLKKLLDKGKKIIFVTNNSGFSRVLLSRQLTSLGLQAEPKDIITSGLAAVIYMKRMLRVNRAYVIGEEGLVEEVQNAGMEALFTTDAERVNPEAVVLGLDRLVTYDKLSIGMRCISKGAKFIVTNMDRLWPSKDGLRLGAGALASAIIYAIRKEPDFVAGKPNRWIVQVAMEMTGIKDLSKVLVIGDQLEIDIKMGNDMGADTVLVTTGINKREDVERLGVHPTFLVKNLTELIS, encoded by the coding sequence ATGGTCCCAGACTATGATTTAATCATAAGCGACGTTGACGGTGTGATTCTAACTGAAGGAGAACCTATATGGGAAAACATTATTCCTCTAAAGAAGCTCTTGGACAAAGGTAAGAAGATAATCTTCGTAACTAATAACTCTGGTTTCAGTAGAGTTCTTCTCTCAAGGCAACTAACTTCTCTAGGCCTGCAGGCCGAACCTAAGGATATAATAACTAGCGGACTCGCGGCGGTGATTTACATGAAAAGGATGCTAAGAGTCAACAGGGCTTATGTGATAGGTGAGGAGGGATTGGTTGAGGAAGTCCAAAACGCAGGAATGGAGGCTTTGTTTACTACCGACGCTGAGAGAGTGAACCCAGAGGCGGTAGTCTTGGGTTTAGATAGGCTGGTTACTTACGATAAGCTTTCCATAGGAATGAGGTGCATCTCCAAAGGTGCCAAATTCATTGTGACCAACATGGACAGATTATGGCCATCCAAGGACGGATTGAGATTGGGGGCCGGAGCGTTGGCTAGTGCTATAATATATGCAATAAGGAAGGAACCGGACTTCGTAGCGGGGAAGCCGAATAGGTGGATAGTCCAAGTCGCAATGGAGATGACAGGAATTAAGGACCTAAGTAAAGTGCTTGTCATTGGAGATCAGTTAGAGATAGACATAAAGATGGGTAACGACATGGGAGCTGATACGGTTTTAGTGACCACAGGTATCAACAAACGAGAGGACGTTGAGAGGCTGGGTGTACATCCGACGTTTCTGGTTAAGAACCTCACTGAACTAATATCCTAA
- a CDS encoding DUF2070 family protein, which produces MDSEKLTRSYYSKLIRLPSVQALSIWVGAEVGLSLVRSLFDGIGYIAGLLVYILLNFFALHKRVKTFLAMMGIFGIIYLITSFLPLIVSLSFGLFIPLMTYIMLIDYGDLTSPALSTGIGMISGLLTLPTNVGLFVAFYLAVGVFSYLYIILVNRKGKDVTGIPSLKIVRPFLRAMSYKREEEVESFLERISTRINSSIVALKLGEVTIILPRIHFGMYGRVGSSLFPYQVEEELNAKAIVFHGPGSHELDLASSRESLKVAREVSEKIRSGKWNKLSFLGIAFSSQDRFRITSLVFDRFSLNFAERPGYGIDDLPGDLWDTSLKTNNFVVDCHNESLKEEISRRDETALKEFLTKRWLMPEKRVLRVGYGETQLDRKCEGVCNDKVKALVLDDGEKRVLIIYVFANNADEETGKLIQEKFKSRFDRVILVTPDDHSCTGTSFGNLYTPAEPCPALLEPSEKAAQMAESRLREVEAGYMIIDVKTKAIGKFISIMIEGLEQVGNFAMRTFWIPVAFPYVMLAISLLGDYLIKF; this is translated from the coding sequence GTGGATTCAGAAAAGTTAACAAGGAGCTACTATTCCAAATTAATAAGGTTACCATCCGTACAGGCTTTGTCGATATGGGTGGGAGCTGAGGTTGGGTTATCCTTAGTTAGGTCTCTGTTCGATGGGATAGGATACATCGCTGGGCTTCTAGTTTACATTCTCCTTAATTTCTTTGCTCTGCATAAAAGGGTTAAAACTTTTTTAGCCATGATGGGAATTTTTGGAATTATTTATTTGATAACCTCGTTTCTTCCATTGATAGTAAGCCTATCTTTCGGACTATTTATACCTCTAATGACTTACATAATGCTAATAGATTACGGAGATCTAACGTCACCAGCTTTGTCAACTGGAATTGGAATGATATCTGGACTTCTGACCTTACCAACTAATGTGGGGCTTTTCGTTGCGTTTTATCTTGCTGTAGGTGTGTTCTCCTACCTTTACATTATATTAGTCAATAGGAAGGGGAAGGACGTTACAGGGATACCATCACTGAAGATAGTCAGGCCATTCTTAAGAGCCATGAGCTATAAAAGGGAAGAGGAAGTGGAGAGTTTTCTAGAACGCATATCAACCAGGATTAACTCGTCTATAGTAGCGTTAAAGCTGGGTGAGGTTACAATAATACTCCCCAGAATTCATTTCGGAATGTACGGGAGAGTAGGTAGCTCCCTGTTTCCTTATCAAGTGGAGGAGGAACTAAACGCTAAAGCGATAGTATTTCACGGACCAGGAAGTCACGAGCTGGATCTAGCTTCGAGCAGAGAGTCGTTAAAGGTAGCAAGGGAAGTATCGGAGAAGATAAGAAGCGGTAAGTGGAATAAGTTGTCTTTCCTAGGAATAGCGTTTAGTTCACAAGATAGGTTTAGGATAACCTCTTTGGTATTTGACAGGTTTTCCCTTAATTTCGCGGAGAGACCTGGATACGGAATTGACGATTTGCCAGGAGACCTTTGGGACACCTCGCTCAAGACTAACAATTTCGTTGTAGACTGCCATAACGAGTCGCTAAAAGAAGAGATAAGCCGCAGGGATGAGACTGCCCTGAAGGAATTCTTAACAAAAAGATGGTTGATGCCAGAGAAAAGGGTGCTCAGGGTTGGGTACGGGGAGACACAACTAGATAGGAAATGCGAAGGTGTATGCAATGACAAAGTTAAGGCACTGGTTTTAGATGACGGGGAAAAGAGGGTTCTGATAATCTATGTGTTTGCAAACAACGCTGATGAAGAGACAGGTAAGTTAATACAGGAGAAATTTAAATCTAGATTTGATAGGGTAATCCTCGTAACTCCTGATGATCACTCTTGCACAGGAACAAGCTTTGGAAACTTATACACTCCTGCTGAACCTTGTCCAGCCCTCCTCGAGCCCTCCGAAAAGGCAGCTCAAATGGCTGAGTCAAGGTTAAGAGAGGTAGAGGCTGGTTACATGATAATAGACGTAAAAACTAAGGCTATAGGGAAGTTCATTTCGATAATGATTGAGGGGCTAGAACAGGTGGGAAACTTCGCCATGAGGACTTTCTGGATACCTGTTGCTTTCCCTTACGTTATGCTAGCCATATCCTTACTTGGAGATTACCTTATCAAATTCTGA
- a CDS encoding digeranylgeranylglycerophospholipid reductase, which yields MKQLNYDVLIIGGGFAGSTAAWHLANKGLKILLIDSKPWSRIGDKPCGDAVSKEHFDNLGMPYPENEQLEQKIEGIKLYSPDMSTEWTVRGEGFEINAPAYTQRILREAQNRGVEVMDMTTAMKPILDNDFVKGAIIFDRRKEEQIEVRSTVVIEATGYSRSFRSKLPQNVPVAEDMDERDADIAYREVAYTKEEIEEPSYLKIFINQTTSPGGYWWYFPKGKDKVNIGLGIQGGMGYPSIYTFYEKYWRDYGSDVDRNRMIVKGGALVPTRRPLDTLVWNGIIVIGDSGYTANPVHGGGKGSAMISGFCAARSTLNAFEKRDFSSQSLWETNLCYNERYGAKQASLELFRRFLQRLSDDDISYGMRRKVIKEEDLLEASTTGDLQLSVADKAMRVLSGLGKPSLLFKLKNVAQYMKDIKDLYRNYPRNPAKLDAWRADVKQLVSEFDKVISK from the coding sequence TTGAAACAGCTCAACTACGACGTGTTAATAATAGGTGGAGGTTTTGCAGGATCTACAGCTGCCTGGCACTTAGCCAATAAAGGATTGAAGATACTGCTCATCGACAGTAAGCCGTGGAGTAGAATAGGAGATAAGCCTTGTGGAGATGCAGTAAGCAAGGAACACTTCGACAATTTAGGCATGCCTTATCCTGAAAACGAACAGTTAGAGCAGAAGATAGAGGGGATAAAGCTTTACAGTCCAGATATGTCTACCGAGTGGACGGTAAGAGGAGAGGGCTTCGAAATAAACGCCCCAGCTTACACGCAGAGGATATTAAGGGAGGCTCAAAATCGAGGAGTCGAAGTTATGGATATGACCACTGCGATGAAACCTATCTTAGATAACGATTTCGTGAAGGGAGCGATTATATTTGATAGAAGAAAGGAAGAACAAATCGAAGTCAGGTCTACCGTCGTAATTGAAGCTACTGGTTACTCAAGGAGCTTCAGAAGTAAGTTACCTCAGAACGTTCCAGTTGCAGAAGATATGGACGAGAGGGATGCAGATATAGCTTACAGGGAAGTGGCTTACACCAAGGAGGAGATTGAGGAGCCGAGTTACCTGAAGATATTCATCAATCAAACCACATCTCCTGGAGGTTACTGGTGGTATTTCCCAAAAGGAAAAGATAAGGTTAACATAGGGCTAGGTATTCAAGGAGGTATGGGGTATCCTAGCATTTACACGTTTTATGAAAAGTACTGGAGAGATTACGGCTCCGACGTAGATAGAAACAGAATGATAGTAAAGGGAGGCGCTCTTGTACCAACTAGGAGACCCTTAGATACGTTAGTGTGGAACGGAATAATTGTTATAGGAGACTCCGGTTACACCGCTAATCCGGTCCATGGAGGAGGGAAGGGATCAGCTATGATATCAGGTTTTTGCGCCGCCAGGTCAACCCTTAACGCTTTTGAGAAGCGTGATTTCTCCTCTCAGTCTCTATGGGAAACTAACTTGTGTTATAATGAGAGATATGGAGCTAAACAGGCGAGCTTGGAACTGTTCAGAAGATTTCTACAGAGACTGAGCGACGACGATATCAGCTACGGTATGAGGAGGAAGGTCATAAAGGAGGAAGATCTACTTGAGGCTAGTACAACAGGAGATCTTCAACTTTCTGTAGCGGATAAGGCCATGAGAGTACTCTCAGGACTTGGTAAACCCTCCTTGTTATTCAAGCTGAAGAACGTTGCGCAGTACATGAAGGACATAAAGGACCTTTACAGGAACTACCCAAGAAATCCGGCTAAACTAGACGCGTGGAGAGCCGATGTGAAGCAGCTAGTCTCAGAATTTGATAAGGTAATCTCCAAGTAA
- a CDS encoding DUF5751 family protein: MDLRNKSLLVLVQVREETLADVFRKAMRDARTAGFRKVMINVISSLPHWQVLANCREAILDNIDLGLELFVWNPGDVEKMVDKYIQAKPDGLTVYCDEDNRFSMVKLVSNLPDSLKTGIVKDNCK, from the coding sequence ATGGATCTGAGAAATAAGTCCCTCCTCGTCTTGGTTCAGGTCAGAGAGGAAACTCTTGCTGACGTGTTCAGGAAAGCGATGAGGGACGCCAGAACCGCAGGCTTCAGGAAAGTTATGATAAATGTCATTTCATCGCTTCCTCATTGGCAAGTGTTAGCTAACTGCAGGGAAGCTATACTAGATAATATTGACCTGGGACTCGAACTGTTCGTTTGGAATCCCGGTGACGTAGAGAAGATGGTTGATAAATACATCCAGGCGAAGCCGGACGGTCTGACAGTTTATTGTGACGAGGATAACAGGTTTTCAATGGTTAAGTTGGTTAGTAATCTTCCGGACTCTCTCAAAACTGGAATTGTTAAGGACAATTGTAAGTAG
- a CDS encoding phosphoesterase has product MKILVLSNIRFPEPHIESVLSNVIKKEEPETIVLNGDTTQCYWDYECPRVIDVLYVIRSIAPWAQLVYIQGDMDPHALKCIMAEPRYREEIIGTTMYIADASSIKYYIIHGHQGDIDQLRKTVGAGPWDWLVIGQHKRLEVDKLARVIYAGGITREFPPESRGYVVITDSSHYTRSLTH; this is encoded by the coding sequence GTGAAGATCCTTGTGCTTAGTAACATAAGGTTCCCTGAACCTCATATAGAGAGCGTACTGTCTAACGTAATAAAGAAGGAAGAACCCGAAACTATAGTGCTTAACGGTGACACCACTCAATGTTACTGGGACTACGAGTGTCCCAGAGTCATTGATGTGCTCTACGTGATAAGAAGTATTGCACCCTGGGCTCAACTGGTTTACATACAAGGAGACATGGATCCGCATGCCTTGAAATGCATAATGGCCGAACCTAGGTATAGAGAGGAGATAATAGGCACTACTATGTACATCGCTGATGCCTCATCGATAAAGTACTATATCATTCACGGTCATCAAGGCGATATAGATCAGCTGAGAAAGACGGTTGGAGCCGGACCCTGGGATTGGCTCGTAATAGGCCAGCATAAAAGGCTCGAAGTTGATAAGTTAGCTAGAGTCATTTATGCTGGGGGAATAACTAGGGAGTTCCCTCCAGAAAGTAGAGGGTACGTTGTTATAACCGACTCTTCGCACTACACACGTAGTCTTACCCACTGA
- a CDS encoding isoaspartyl peptidase/L-asparaginase, giving the protein MRYNKPILLIHGGAGTWRNVDKEKSLSVMQESLDRGYSEFRTGGSIEAVVEAIAVIEDSGVFNAGVGSVKNSEGKVEMDAGLMFGRTLSIGAVASIRARNPIRKAYQVLKEGRHVLMARTYWEDVDVNEGHAQGDTVGAVALDEQGNLSAGTSTGGIRGKLPGRVGDSPIPGAGFYATERVAVSCTGVGELILKVLPAKEIDTLRAMGYSLEDSLRAVLNKFTATFGRDNLGMIALDSEGNAAASFNTEAMPRGIRWREGKRVFFKEVDSL; this is encoded by the coding sequence ATGAGATACAATAAGCCAATACTTCTCATTCACGGTGGTGCGGGCACATGGAGAAACGTCGACAAGGAGAAGTCTTTATCAGTTATGCAAGAGTCTTTAGATAGAGGATACTCTGAATTTAGAACGGGAGGATCTATTGAGGCCGTAGTTGAAGCTATAGCGGTGATTGAAGACAGTGGGGTATTTAATGCGGGCGTTGGGAGCGTGAAAAACTCGGAGGGAAAGGTAGAGATGGACGCTGGTTTAATGTTCGGTAGGACTTTATCAATTGGGGCAGTAGCGTCCATAAGGGCTAGGAACCCTATAAGAAAGGCCTACCAAGTGCTTAAGGAGGGGAGACATGTGTTGATGGCGAGAACGTATTGGGAGGACGTTGACGTAAATGAAGGTCATGCTCAGGGAGATACTGTAGGAGCCGTTGCCCTAGATGAACAAGGAAATCTGAGCGCTGGTACGAGCACTGGAGGAATAAGAGGAAAGCTGCCCGGAAGAGTTGGGGATTCTCCAATACCCGGGGCAGGATTTTACGCAACCGAAAGGGTAGCAGTATCATGTACAGGCGTAGGAGAGTTGATACTGAAGGTCCTTCCTGCCAAGGAGATAGATACTTTAAGGGCTATGGGGTATTCACTAGAGGATTCATTAAGGGCAGTTCTAAACAAATTTACTGCCACGTTTGGGAGGGACAACCTAGGTATGATAGCGTTAGATTCGGAAGGTAACGCTGCAGCATCATTTAATACTGAGGCAATGCCCAGAGGTATTAGATGGAGAGAAGGGAAGAGAGTGTTCTTTAAAGAGGTTGATTCGTTGTGA